The following are encoded in a window of Poecile atricapillus isolate bPoeAtr1 chromosome 36 unlocalized genomic scaffold, bPoeAtr1.hap1 SUPER_36_unloc_4, whole genome shotgun sequence genomic DNA:
- the SRRT gene encoding serrate RNA effector molecule homolog: MGDSDDEYDRRRRDKFRRERSDYDRSRERDERRRDDWSDRDWERGRERRSRDYRDYDRTRRERFSPPRHELSPPQKRLRRDWDDHGTDPYHSGYELPYSGGGAGPTYGPPQTPWGPHEMQHQLLQHQLLPIQARLGTIAEVDLGMAPPVMKSFKEFLLSLDDAVDETEAVKRYNDYKLDFRRQQLQEFFLAHKDEEWFRSKYHPDEAGKRQQEAQAALRNRLGVFLYLWEHGWFDNLLLDIDRAPQIIKTLDAAVIKMEGGTEHDLRILEQEEEEERTEKAEGPKKEEPRPPEPPGKGPPERPDGDDSTKAEGAEPGAEPAAGAGPEEEEEGPDKGPKAEDGDKEGGAKGRPRQRSRDSEDGDSDSGDSEGGTRRAPGKDEEPKEDKGHGQDEAGTPPPTAAPSPPQKGKEGVPGGVPGGAPEPKPRPLHKTCSLFMRNIAPNIAQAEIVALCKRYPGFMRVALSEPQPERRFFRRGWVTFDRSVNIKEICWSLQNIRLRECELSPGVNRDLTRRVRNVSGLTQHRPVVRHDIKLAARLVQALDARARLWSPPGAAAAPETPGDGGDSAGDTEPPPAAEPGAQNPVLRHITDYLIEEVSAEEEELLGQGQAQGQGQGQGAAPAEDAAREANPAEVTVERDEKLLKVLDRLLLYLRIVHSVDYYNTSEYPNEDEMPNRCGIIHVRGPLPPNRVSHGEVAEWQRGFEARLAPLLAGPGAVPEEEAQRLGRKDPEQELEKFVSANTQELGKDKWLCPLSGKKFKGPEFVRKHIFNKHGDKMGAVRKEVLFFNNFLMDPKRPALPEGGKGGPAAGPNAGLAPGGLPYPPQSPQGLLPYGTPRPPMLGYGGSHPYPPGPYGGRGSYETFRGQGGAGGGYLNKPRSRMVRGDPRAIVEYRDLDAPEDVDFF, encoded by the exons aTGGGGGACAGCGATGACGAGTACGACCGGCGCCGCAGGGACAAATTCCGGCGGGAACGGAGCGACTACGACCGGTCCAGGGAGAGGGACGAGAGGAGGAGGGACGACTGGAGTGACCG GGActgggagcggggccgggagcggcgcAGCCGGGATTACCGGGACTACGACCGGACTCGCCGGGAACGCTTCTCGCCCCCCCGGCACGAGCTGAGCCCCCCCCAGAAACGGCTGCGCAGGGACTG GGATGACCACGGCACTGACCCCTACCACAGCGGCTACGAGCTGCCCTAcagcgggggcggggccggccccACCTACGGCCCCCCCCAGACGCCCTGGGGCCCCCACGAGAtgcagcaccagctcctgcagcaccagctgctgcccatccaggccag gctgggcaccaTCGCGGAGGTGGACCTGGGCATGGCCCCCCCGGTGATGAAGAGCTTCAAGGAGTTCCTGCTGTCTCTGGACGACGCCGTGGACGAGACGGAGGCGGTCAAGCGCTACAACGACTACAAGCTGGATTTCCGccggcagcagctgcaggaattcttcctgGCGCACAAGGACGAGGAGTG GTTCCGCTCCAAGTACCACCCGGATGAGGCCGGGAAGCGGCAGCAGGAGGCCCAGGCCGCCCTCAGGAACCGCCTCGGGGTCTTCCTCTACCTCTGGGAGCACGGCTGGTTCGACAACCTGCTCCTGGACATCGACCGTGCCCCCCAAATCATCAAAACCCTCGACGCAG cGGTGATTAAGATGGAAGGGGGTACAGAGCACGACCTGCGGatcctggagcaggaggaggaggaggagcggacAGAAAAGGCCGAAGGCCCCAAAAAGGAGGAGCCGCGGCCACCGGAGCCCCCCGGGAAAGGCCCCCCAGAGCGGCCCGATGGCGATGACAGCACCAAG gcCGAAGGGGCGGAGCCAGGGGCGGAGCCTGCGGCAGGGGCGGGgccagaggaagaggaggaggggcCAGACAAGGGGCCCAAGGCTGAGGACGGTGACAAGGAGGGCGGGGCCAAG gggcgGCCACGCCAGCGCAGCCGGGACAGCGAGGACGGGGACAgtgacagcggggacagcgagggggggacacggagagCCCCGGGCAAGGacg AGGAGCCCAAGGAGGACAAAGGGCACGGCCAGGACGAGgccgggacccctccccccacggccgccccctcccccccccagaAGGGCaaggagggggtcccggggggggtcccggggggagCCCCCGAGCCGAAGCCGCGGCCGCTGCACAAGACGTGCTCGCTGTTCATGCGCAACATCGCGCCCAACATCGCGCAGGCCGAGATCGTGGCG ctctGCAAGCGCTACCCCGGCTTCATGCGCGTGGCGCTGTCGGAGCCGCAGCCCGAGAGGAG gTTCTTCAGGAGGGGCTGGGTGACCTTTGACCGCAGTGTGAACATCAAGGAGATTTGCTGGAGCCTGCAGAACATCCGG CTGCGGGAGTGCGAGCTGAGCCCCGGGGTGAACCGGGACCTGACGCGGCGCGTGCGGAACGTGTCGGGGCTGACGCAGCACCGGCCCGTGGTGCGCCACGACATCAAGCTGGCGGCGCGGCTGGTGCAGGCCCTGGACGCGCGGGCGCGGCTCTGGAGCCCCCCGGGAGCGGCCGCGGCGCCCGAGACCCCCGGGGACGGCGGGGACAGCGCCGGGGACACCGagcccccgcccgccgctgAGCCCGGG GCGCAGAACCCCGTGCTGCGGCACATCACCGATTACCTGATCGAGGAGGTGAgcgcggaggaggaggagctgctggggcagggccaggcccagggccagggccagggccagggcgCGGCGCCGGCCGAGGACGCGGCACGCGAGGCCAACCCGGCCGAGGTCACCGTGGAGCGCGACGAGAAACTGCTCAAG GTGCTGGACCGGCTGCTGCTGTACCTGCGGATCGTGCACTCTGTGGATTACTACAACACCTCCGAGTACCCCAACGAGGACGAGATGCCCAACAGGTGCGGCATCATCCACGTGCGGGGCCCGCTGCCCCCCAACCGCGTGTCCCACGGCGAAG TGGCCGAGTGGCAGCGCGGTTTCGAGGCCCGGCTGGCCCCGCTGCTGGCCGGCCCCGGCGCGGTGCCCGAGGAGGAGGCGCAGCGCCTCGGCCGCAAGGACCccgagcaggagctggagaaatTCGTCAGCGCCAACACCCAGGAGCTGGGCAAGGACAagtggctgtgtcccctcagcgGCAAGAAGTTCAag ggccccGAGTTCGTGCGCAAGCACATCTTTAACAAGCACGGGGACAAGATGGGCGCCGTGCGCAAGGAGGTTTTGTTCTTCAACAATTTCCTGATGGACCCCAAGCGCCCGGCCCTGCCCGAGGGCGGCAAaggcggccccgccgcgggccCCAACGCCG ggctggctccGGGGGGGCTCCCGTACCCCCCCCAGTCCCCGCAGGGGCTGCTGCCCTACGGGACCCCCCGGCCCCCCATGCTGGGCTACGGAG GGTCCCACCCGTACCCCCCCGGGCCCTACGGGGGTCGCGGCAGCTACGAAACCTTCCGGGGTCaggggggggccgggggggggtACCTGAACAAACCCCGCAGCAG
- the EPHB4 gene encoding ephrin type-B receptor 4, translating into MGLWLLWLWVPLGLAEEETLLDTRLETSDLQWTVHPQGEGQWEELSALDAELGGAVRTFEVCSGRGRGGAGRDPAHNSWSPAQNSWSPAQNSWLRSRWVPRGAATTVLAEIRFTVMACDSLGTRGRPCKETFSVFYHESDADTATATSPPWMENPYVKVDTVAAEHLSRPGGGPGARVNRKVLRLGPLSRAGFYLAFQDLGACMALLSVRLFFRRCPAATARLARFPATVPAELVAPVAGACVAGAVPAAQGVPLMYCREDGRWAEPPALGCVCGAGMEPSEGTGCRPCPPETFKAEAGGGRCQPCPPQSEAPSPGAPSCPCRPGFFRAPGEGPSDRCSAPPSAPRALVAQVNGSGVRLSWSPPRAGGDRPDLRYNVGCRACPPPRGAPPPCGPCGPLAWAPPPQGLRTPAVSVAGLRPRVTYSFRVSARSGVTPPGPPEPPAAEINVTAGADVPPPVSDVVRVGGGPGGVTLAWPSPPPGPPGPPVLDYEVKYYEKLGGGEGPPQFLKVPRPRAELGGLRRGGLYGVRVRARSEGGYGDFGPETTVSAPGSEGSRGGPGGVVAGAAALGGLLVLALLGGTLVCLRRWRLRAEKQRRSPAPGGLGGKLYIDPLTYEDPEVALRDFAQEIDVTCVTIEEVIGAGEFGEVWRGRLSLPGQPEAEVAVKTLKGGAGERQRREFLREAARMGQFRHPNVVRLRGVVSAGPPAMIVTEFLLHGALDAFLRGREGTLSPLQLVAMLRGIAAGMRYLAEAGFVHRDLAARNILVDAHLVCKVSDFGLSRALDGDRDSDPTYTSSLGGKIPIRWTAPEAIAFRTFTSASDAWSYGIVMWEVLSFGERPYWDMSNQDVINAIEQDYRLPPPPRCPPALHRLMLDCWQRERGARPTFPHIVRALDRLIRRPESLRVPPADPHRDLLRMGVTPAGHQQQILEGAQSLRSPPKGDPQC; encoded by the exons atggggctgtggctgctgtggctctgggTCCCCCTGGGGCTGGCGGAGGAGG AGACGCTGCTGGACACGCGGCTGGAGACGAGTGACCTTCAGTGGACTGTCCACCcgcagggagaggggcag tgGGAGGAGCTGAGCGCGCTGGACGCGGAGCTGGGCGGGGCCGTTCGCACCTTCGAGGTGtgctcggggcggggccggggcggggccggccgggACCCCGCCCACAACAGCTGGAGCCCCGCCCAGAACAGCTGGAGCCCCGCCCAGAACAGCTGGCTCCGGTCCCGCTGGGTGCCCCGCGGCGCCGCCACCACCGTGCTGGCCGAGATCCGCTTCACCGTGATGGCGTGcgacagcctggggacacgggg GCGGCCCTGCAAGGAAACCTTCTCGGTCTTCTACCACGAGTCGGACGCGGACACGGCCACGGCCACCTCGCCGCCCTGGATGGAGAACCCCTACGTGAAGGTGGACACGGTGGCCGCCGAGCACCTGTCGCGGCCCGGGGGCGGCCCGGGGGCCCGCGTCAACCGCAAGGTGCTGCGGCTGGGCCCGCTGAGCCGCGCCGGCTTCTACCTGGCCTTCCAGGACCTGGGAGCCTGCATGGCGCTGCTCTCCGTGCGCCTCTTCTTCCGCCGCTGCCCCGCCGCCACCGCGCGCCTCGCCCGCTTCCCGGCCACCGTGCCCGCCGAGCTGGTGGCCCCGGTGGCCGGGGCGTGCGTGGCCGGGGCGGTGCCGGCGGCGCAGGGGGTGCCGCTGATGTACTGCCGGGAGGACGGGCGCTGGGCAGAGCCACCCGCGCTGGGCTGCGTGTGCGGGGCCGGGATGGAGCCCAGCGAGGGCACGGGCTGCCGCC cctgtccccccGAGACGTTCAAGGCGGAGGCGGGGGGGGGTcggtgccagccctgccccccCCAGAGCGAAGCCCCCTCCCCCGGAgccccctcctgtccctgccgCCCCGGATTCTTCCGCGCCCCCGGAGAGGGACCCTCGGACCGCTGCTCCG CCCCTCCCTCAGCCCCCCGTGCCCTGGTGGCCCAGGTGAACGGCTCGGGGGTCCGGCTGTCCTGGAGccccccccgggccgggggggACCGGCCGGACCTGCGCTACAATGTGGGGTGCCGGGCCTGTCCCCCCCCCCGCGGGGCGCCCCCCCCGTGCGGCCCCTGCGGCCCCCTGGCCTGggcgccccctccccaggggcTGCGGACCCCCGCGGTCAGCGTGGCCGGGCTCCGGCCGCGGGTCACCTACAGCTTCAGGGTCAGCGCCCGCAGCGGGGtcacccccccgggaccccccgagccccccgcgGCCGAGATCAACGTCACTGCTGGCGCCGAcg TGCCGCCCCCCGTGTCCGACGTGGTCCgggtgggggggggtcccgggggggtcactctggcctggcccagcccccccccgggcccccccgggccccccgtGCTGGACTACGAGGTCAAATACTATGAgaag TtggggggcggggaggggccCCCCCAGTTCCTGAAGGTTCCGCGGCCGCGGGcggagctgggggggctgcgCCGggggggtctctatggggtgAGGGTCCGCGCCCGCTCCGAGGGCGGCTACGGCGACTTCGGGCCCGAGACCACCGTCAGCGCCCCGGGCAGCG aggggtcccggggtggtcccgggggggtcGTGGCCGGAGCCGCTGCCCTGGGGGGGCTCCTGGTGCTGGCGCTGCTGGGGGGGACCCTGGTGTGCCTCag GCGCTGGCGGCTCCGGGCGGAGAAGCAGCGGCGCAGCCCCGCCCCCGGGGGGCTCG GTGGGAAGCTCTACATCGACCCCCTGACCTACGAGGACCCCGAGGTGGCCCTGAGGGACTTTGCGCAGGAGATCGACGTCACCTGTGTCACCATCGAGGAGGTCATCGGCGCAG gtgaatttggggaggtgtgGCGCGGGCGCCTGTCCCTGCCGGGCCAGCCTGAGGCCGAGGTGGCCGTGAAGACGCTCAAGGGCGGcgcgggcgagcggcagcgcCGGGAGTTCCTGCGCGAGGCCGCGCGCATGGGGCAGTTCCGGCACCCCAACGTGGTGCGGCTGCGCGGCGTGGTCAGCGCCGGGCCCCCCGCCATGATCGTCACCGAGTTCCTGCTGCACGGAGCGCTGGACGCCTTCctcagg ggccggGAGGGGACGCTGTCCCCGCTGCAGCTGGTGGCCATGCTGCGCGGCATCGCGGCCGGGATGCGCTACCTGGCCGAGGCCGGCTTCGTGCACCGGGACCTGGCGGCGCGGAACATCCTGGTGGACGCTCACCTGGTCTGCAAAGTGTCCGACTTCGGGCTGTCCCGGGCGCtggacggggacagggacagcgacCCCACCTACACCAGCTCGCTG ggcgggAAGATCCCGATCCGCTGGACGGCCCCCGAGGCCATCGCGTTCCGCACCTTCACCTCGGCCAGCGACGCCTGGAGCTACGGGATCGTCATGTGGGAGGTGCTGAGCTTCGGGGAGCGGCCCTACTGGGACATGTCCAACCAGGAC gtgatcAATGCCATCGAGCAGGATTACcggctgccgccgccgccgcgctgcCCGCCGGCGCTGCACCGGCTGATGCTGGACTGCTGGCAGCGCGAGCGCGGCGCCCGCCCCACCTTCCCCCACATCGTGCGCGCCCTCGACCGCCTGATCCGGCGCCCCGAGAGCCTCCGGGTGCCCCCCGCCGACCCCCACAG ggACCTGCTGCGCATGGGGGTGACGCCGGCCGGGCACCAGCAGCAGATCCTGGAGGGCGCCCAGAGCCTCCGGAGCCCCCCCAAAGGGGACCCCCAGTGCTGA